A section of the Mergibacter septicus genome encodes:
- a CDS encoding DUF2857 domain-containing protein codes for MTIATFNLAVLSHVMYELKNGNLRYCEQFGFTSTELHELDKLTTDELHHLSQTKTPFIKIGINHDLFNKMISCAKNHAETQKIMDNALILGGSIELLENFFGEQSAKISERRRLLGQSKSAGRRSTLDTNESSKIWYKWKAVRDSKLNLDSLDALNILMQIAESTKVDLTTVWKLVMSWEREQQDE; via the coding sequence ATGACAATCGCAACGTTTAATCTTGCTGTTTTATCTCATGTTATGTATGAACTAAAAAATGGTAATTTACGATATTGTGAACAATTTGGTTTTACATCAACTGAATTACATGAGCTAGATAAATTAACGACTGATGAACTACATCATCTGAGTCAAACAAAAACTCCATTTATTAAAATCGGGATTAATCATGATCTATTTAATAAGATGATCTCATGTGCAAAAAATCATGCTGAAACACAGAAAATCATGGACAACGCGTTAATTCTCGGTGGTAGCATTGAGCTATTAGAAAATTTTTTTGGAGAACAGAGTGCAAAAATTAGCGAACGTAGACGATTACTGGGACAGAGTAAATCAGCAGGACGTCGTTCAACGCTAGATACTAATGAGAGTTCTAAAATTTGGTACAAGTGGAAAGCCGTTCGTGATTCAAAATTAAATTTAGATTCACTAGATGCGTTAAATATATTAATGCAAATAGCCGAATCAACTAAAGTTGATCTGACAACGGTATGGAAATTAGTGATGAGCTGGGAAAGAGAACAACAAGATGAATAA
- a CDS encoding STY4528 family pathogenicity island replication protein gives MNNIKKLEENTLFFVGNQHETVPLRLLQDHHLTARAKFAYQIIKIHARAFNSTVFPSYDELQNLLSDTAYKQEKCSRKIVSQTLLLLRLTRWLTLCDTSRDEKGRILGNIYLIHDEPLSVLDCVHFNEQYLELLESCTKHSDKIVRDVAISITHEIKSSQQSYLVSHIDLILERYQHYQTKNLTDQKLSSIFSVRKLSKNQQNLPSSIRELSENQQNLPSSIRELSKNQQNLLSSQDEVLSTSTIKYNKYSTSTINIPNEFNFSQLEKKRIFDLIQNLQLSSKIAQSVLVEACMRVRAGGVQKPLNYVCHLLRTAKKGDFKEFLINKNPNKNQRVESISNISTRSVRSNDELQLISKKATILKNQLRSM, from the coding sequence ATGAATAATATTAAAAAATTAGAGGAAAACACTTTATTTTTTGTTGGCAATCAACATGAAACAGTTCCTCTACGATTATTACAAGATCATCATTTAACTGCTCGAGCAAAATTTGCATATCAAATTATCAAAATTCATGCTCGAGCATTTAATAGTACAGTATTTCCGAGTTACGATGAATTACAAAACCTATTATCTGATACAGCGTATAAACAGGAAAAATGCTCACGAAAAATTGTTAGTCAAACGTTATTATTACTGAGATTAACGCGGTGGCTAACATTATGTGATACATCTAGAGATGAAAAAGGTAGAATACTCGGAAATATTTATTTAATACATGATGAACCATTAAGTGTTTTAGATTGTGTTCATTTTAATGAGCAATATTTAGAGCTATTAGAAAGTTGCACAAAACATAGTGATAAAATAGTGCGAGATGTTGCAATTTCTATTACGCATGAAATCAAATCATCTCAACAATCATATTTAGTTTCACATATTGATTTAATATTAGAGCGTTATCAACATTATCAAACGAAAAATTTAACAGATCAAAAATTATCAAGTATTTTTAGCGTTAGAAAACTAAGCAAAAATCAGCAAAATTTACCTAGTTCCATTAGGGAACTAAGTGAAAATCAGCAAAATTTACCTAGTTCCATTAGGGAACTAAGCAAAAATCAGCAAAATTTACTTAGTTCCCAAGATGAAGTACTTAGTACTAGTACTATTAAATATAATAAGTACAGTACTAGTACTATTAATATTCCCAACGAATTTAATTTTTCACAATTAGAGAAAAAACGAATTTTTGATTTAATTCAGAATCTGCAATTATCATCAAAAATTGCTCAATCAGTGTTAGTAGAAGCTTGTATGCGAGTTCGAGCTGGTGGAGTTCAAAAACCATTAAATTATGTATGTCATTTGTTGCGAACGGCAAAAAAAGGAGATTTTAAAGAATTTCTAATAAATAAAAATCCAAATAAAAATCAAAGAGTTGAATCTATATCAAATATATCGACTCGTTCGGTACGTTCAAATGATGAATTACAGCTAATATCAAAAAAAGCCACGATTTTGAAAAATCAATTGCGAAGTATGTAG
- a CDS encoding PFL_4669 family integrating conjugative element protein, translated as MNSNQNQQQIGVLSTDISITLHTQHGLKIWTGRNRTENGKKRIVTISTPSILNILGHIHTHSANDDPYADDYLIKIEEKILKNRQLIKEFTNSLVDQYVDILPPDIKLDRSFSVQPVEISLKIKSQIGYQLVYMISEYDNFARSIMTATHIAIISRNDANSRLESATHLIRSLYGFIQRYKNAGITRDELINGTARALAVIERFGKLSDEIIHGTTRSNYAPINTKLLKQIEE; from the coding sequence ATGAACTCAAATCAAAATCAACAACAAATAGGAGTATTATCTACTGATATTTCTATAACACTACATACTCAACACGGATTAAAAATTTGGACGGGTAGAAATAGAACTGAAAATGGTAAAAAACGTATTGTTACTATCAGTACACCTAGTATATTAAATATTCTGGGTCATATACATACTCATTCAGCAAATGACGATCCTTACGCAGATGATTATTTAATAAAAATAGAGGAGAAAATTTTAAAAAATAGACAGTTAATTAAAGAATTTACTAACTCATTAGTAGATCAATATGTAGATATATTACCGCCCGATATAAAATTAGATCGTAGTTTTAGTGTCCAACCCGTTGAAATTTCATTAAAAATCAAATCTCAAATTGGTTATCAATTAGTTTATATGATATCTGAATACGATAATTTTGCTCGTTCAATAATGACTGCTACTCATATAGCAATTATTTCGAGAAATGATGCTAATTCACGTTTAGAATCTGCTACACATTTAATTAGATCATTATATGGGTTTATTCAACGGTACAAAAATGCTGGCATTACTCGTGATGAATTAATTAATGGCACAGCACGAGCATTAGCAGTAATTGAACGTTTCGGAAAATTATCAGATGAAATTATTCATGGCACTACTCGTAGTAACTATGCACCAATAAATACTAAATTATTAAAACAAATAGAGGAATAA
- a CDS encoding DUF3158 family protein, with product MKKSYHALNEQDYANLIFNTPLNAGLKKLFNPVSTQVDYEILEQFFLESRQSLIEMGQSIIQKARSYPVAHVPLIFILDHTSSSGGRFLRWRNLKNNKSGEPAYKYILQDETVPAEIKQALVALENDRIAFNMQMSVLNSIVRQLRECKEKNKSILELSGEYSN from the coding sequence ATGAAGAAATCATATCATGCGTTGAATGAACAGGATTATGCGAATTTAATTTTTAACACGCCATTAAATGCAGGATTAAAAAAATTGTTTAATCCTGTATCAACCCAAGTTGATTATGAAATTCTGGAGCAGTTTTTTTTAGAATCTAGGCAATCATTAATTGAAATGGGGCAGTCAATTATACAAAAAGCTCGTTCATATCCAGTTGCACATGTTCCGTTGATTTTTATTTTAGATCATACATCTAGTTCAGGTGGCAGATTTTTGCGTTGGCGTAATCTGAAAAATAATAAAAGTGGTGAGCCTGCGTATAAATATATTTTACAGGATGAAACTGTTCCAGCTGAAATTAAACAGGCTCTTGTCGCATTAGAAAACGATAGAATTGCATTTAATATGCAGATGTCTGTTTTAAATTCAATAGTGCGACAGTTGAGAGAATGTAAAGAGAAAAATAAATCTATTTTAGAATTGAGTGGGGAATATTCTAATTAG
- the ssb gene encoding single-stranded DNA-binding protein translates to MAGINKAIIVGNLGNEPELRSFPNGDSVAVINVATSDRWQDKQTGEWREVTEWHRIVFYRRLAEIVGEYLHKGSKVYVEGKFKTRKWKDENGQERQTKEIQGEILQMLDTKPQNSKTQNLSNNIQQYNDDDMLI, encoded by the coding sequence ATGGCAGGTATAAACAAAGCAATTATTGTCGGAAATCTAGGTAATGAACCCGAACTACGATCATTTCCGAATGGTGATTCAGTCGCAGTAATTAATGTGGCAACTAGTGATCGTTGGCAGGATAAACAAACAGGTGAATGGCGAGAAGTAACAGAATGGCACCGTATTGTATTCTATCGTCGATTAGCTGAAATTGTCGGTGAATATTTGCATAAAGGATCAAAAGTTTATGTCGAAGGAAAGTTTAAAACCCGAAAGTGGAAAGATGAAAATGGACAAGAACGACAAACGAAAGAGATCCAGGGAGAAATTTTACAGATGTTAGATACAAAACCACAAAATTCAAAAACACAAAATTTATCAAATAACATTCAACAATATAACGATGATGACATGTTAATCTAA
- a CDS encoding DNA topoisomerase III, whose protein sequence is MKLFLCEKPSQGRDIGKFLGANQRSDGYLFSTDKKIIVTWGIGHLLEQAEPQDYDEEYRRWSLDTLPIIPDRWKMKVKKTTSKQYKVVMALIKKADHIVIATDPDREGEVIARELLDAARYNGTIQRLWLSALDDGSIRKALSNLRADSETKSLYDAGLARARADWLVGMNLTRLFSLLAQKNGYKGVMSVGRVQSPTLGIVVQRDREIENFISKPFYVLPVVCRTNKNQSFVAYWKAHDEICDEEHRCIDLNAANTAASELLNQSIKITDVETKRVKENPPLVFDLGTLQQTCSRQFGMGAQQVLNIAQSLYETHKATTYPRTDCGYLPESMIDEIPAVLQSIVNTNPAMRNIVQQLDLSIRSRVWNDKKITAHHGIIPTTQKTDLSKMNDDEIKVYNLICRYYMAQFLPLYEEDKTTVILQKQQHNLVAKGKVVVRTGWKLLFAKHNTDDLNNSSNIDDEQSLPSLSQNDVCTIVSIDVKQLKTTPPKPFTEGTLISAMKNAARFVQNPQLKQKLRETEGLGTEATRADVIETLLKRNYLKREKRSIVSTPEGRILIDALPEIIRDPGMTALWEQALNDIAAGNMTLLDFMSKQRQFISRIVSVSAQSTIAMSNIPVAPTKICPKCGSQMRKRNSKNGEFWGCSNYPNCDAIENIKKKRNYAKKENENEIKILGEKRKINRIPI, encoded by the coding sequence ATGAAATTATTTTTATGTGAAAAACCTAGTCAAGGGCGAGATATTGGTAAATTTTTAGGTGCAAATCAACGCTCAGATGGATACTTATTCAGTACAGATAAAAAAATTATCGTTACATGGGGAATTGGACATTTATTAGAACAGGCGGAGCCACAAGATTATGATGAAGAATATAGACGGTGGTCATTAGATACATTACCCATTATTCCAGATCGTTGGAAAATGAAAGTTAAAAAAACTACAAGCAAACAATATAAAGTTGTGATGGCATTAATTAAAAAAGCAGACCACATTGTGATTGCAACTGATCCTGACAGAGAGGGTGAAGTTATTGCGAGAGAATTGTTAGATGCTGCTAGATATAACGGAACTATTCAACGATTGTGGTTATCTGCACTCGATGACGGCAGTATTAGAAAGGCTTTGTCAAATTTACGAGCGGATAGCGAAACAAAATCTCTCTATGATGCTGGATTAGCTAGAGCACGGGCTGATTGGTTAGTCGGTATGAATCTAACACGTTTATTTTCATTATTAGCTCAAAAAAATGGTTACAAAGGAGTGATGAGCGTCGGACGAGTTCAAAGTCCTACACTCGGTATTGTTGTACAACGAGATCGAGAAATTGAGAATTTTATCTCTAAGCCATTTTATGTTTTACCTGTTGTTTGTCGTACTAATAAAAATCAATCGTTTGTTGCGTACTGGAAAGCACATGATGAAATTTGCGATGAGGAACATCGCTGTATTGATTTAAATGCAGCAAATACTGCAGCATCAGAGTTATTAAATCAATCAATCAAAATTACTGATGTTGAAACTAAACGAGTGAAAGAAAATCCTCCGCTAGTATTTGATTTAGGTACATTACAACAAACATGTTCACGTCAGTTTGGAATGGGAGCTCAACAAGTGTTGAATATCGCTCAATCATTATATGAAACCCATAAAGCTACAACGTATCCGAGGACGGATTGTGGTTATTTACCAGAATCAATGATTGACGAAATTCCTGCTGTTTTACAATCAATTGTAAATACAAATCCTGCAATGAGAAATATTGTTCAACAACTCGATCTATCGATACGTTCTCGTGTTTGGAATGATAAAAAAATTACAGCTCACCATGGCATAATTCCGACAACACAGAAAACTGATTTATCTAAAATGAATGATGATGAAATTAAAGTTTATAATTTAATTTGTCGTTATTATATGGCTCAATTTTTACCATTATATGAAGAAGATAAAACAACGGTAATATTACAAAAACAACAACACAATTTAGTTGCAAAAGGTAAAGTTGTGGTTAGAACGGGATGGAAATTGCTATTTGCTAAACATAATACAGATGATTTAAATAATAGTAGTAATATTGATGATGAACAATCTTTACCTTCACTTTCTCAGAATGATGTTTGTACTATTGTCTCAATTGATGTTAAACAATTAAAAACAACTCCACCTAAACCGTTCACTGAGGGAACATTGATTAGTGCAATGAAAAATGCTGCTAGATTTGTGCAAAATCCACAATTAAAACAAAAATTAAGAGAAACTGAAGGGCTAGGTACCGAAGCGACTCGTGCAGATGTGATTGAAACATTATTAAAACGAAATTACCTCAAACGAGAAAAGCGTAGTATTGTCTCAACACCCGAAGGGAGAATATTAATCGATGCGTTGCCTGAAATCATTAGAGATCCTGGCATGACTGCATTGTGGGAACAGGCGTTGAATGATATAGCGGCAGGGAATATGACACTGTTAGATTTTATGTCAAAACAACGACAATTTATTTCTCGAATTGTTAGTGTATCAGCTCAATCTACAATAGCGATGAGTAATATTCCTGTTGCTCCTACAAAAATATGCCCTAAATGCGGTTCTCAAATGAGAAAACGAAATAGTAAAAATGGAGAATTTTGGGGATGTTCTAATTATCCTAATTGTGATGCTATTGAGAATATTAAGAAAAAGAGAAATTACGCTAAAAAAGAAAATGAAAATGAAATTAAAATATTAGGTGAAAAACGAAAAATTAATAGAATTCCAATATAA
- a CDS encoding STY4534 family ICE replication protein — protein sequence MTAQTQQKTYFNLHTTGIGYLSNIREVKPKKGAAFWACDISALSGSSDDVQYTKFSCNVIGKDASSLVRRCIDASERGSKILISFTLSDLWYDTFTYSKGEKAGQVGVMLKARLINIKMIKIDGKVVYKSQSTQEVNTQSTQTVDTQTVVTKNESEEPKYSDSF from the coding sequence ATGACTGCTCAAACTCAACAAAAAACATATTTTAATTTACATACTACTGGTATTGGTTATTTATCTAACATTCGTGAAGTTAAACCTAAAAAAGGTGCGGCTTTTTGGGCGTGTGATATTTCAGCATTATCTGGTTCTAGTGATGATGTTCAATACACTAAATTTAGTTGTAATGTGATTGGCAAAGACGCTAGTTCATTAGTTCGCAGATGTATCGATGCTTCAGAAAGAGGATCTAAGATATTGATTAGCTTTACATTAAGCGATTTGTGGTATGACACATTCACCTATTCTAAAGGTGAAAAAGCTGGACAAGTTGGTGTAATGCTAAAAGCTCGTTTAATCAATATCAAAATGATTAAGATTGATGGAAAAGTTGTTTATAAATCTCAATCTACTCAAGAGGTAAATACTCAATCTACTCAAACAGTAGATACTCAAACAGTAGTAACTAAGAATGAATCTGAAGAACCAAAATATTCTGATTCTTTCTAA
- the pilL2 gene encoding PFGI-1 class ICE element type IV pilus protein PilL2, which produces MKNKKLIFLISTLAFSLTACTTTSVNTSTKTTNKINTVKSTIKPANHFIEPDLYKLNKNELPEVVRFDRYTLVSTAPLNSQKYLLDQLVHLNLNIKRNYSVETGLKMLLKNSGFSLCQATVPDVRTLYSHPLPKIHYKFGPMRLRNAVQMLAGNAYQASVNDVSREICFHRRLTTK; this is translated from the coding sequence ATGAAAAATAAAAAACTAATTTTTTTAATTTCTACATTAGCATTTAGTTTAACTGCCTGTACAACAACATCAGTAAATACGTCTACAAAAACAACAAATAAAATAAATACTGTCAAATCGACAATTAAACCTGCAAATCATTTTATTGAACCCGATCTCTATAAATTAAATAAAAATGAATTACCCGAAGTTGTACGTTTTGATCGCTATACACTAGTATCTACCGCCCCCTTAAATTCACAAAAATATTTGCTAGATCAATTAGTACACTTGAATCTGAATATTAAACGTAATTATAGTGTTGAAACTGGATTAAAAATGCTATTAAAAAATTCTGGATTTAGTTTGTGTCAAGCAACCGTGCCAGATGTACGAACCCTTTATTCTCATCCATTACCGAAAATTCACTATAAATTTGGACCTATGCGATTACGTAATGCGGTCCAAATGTTAGCTGGGAATGCGTATCAAGCTAGTGTTAATGATGTATCAAGAGAAATTTGTTTTCATCGTCGTTTAACCACGAAGTAA
- a CDS encoding TIGR03759 family integrating conjugative element protein: MKYYKFFSFLCLVVVSKIAMSAGNIEQYSTVNITNAQNADDSQAIEWGLSKEEWQRYEKLRNGERKFWSPNLDPLTILGIEAKNDIERKKYAQLLAKKEFERVEKELAFQRAYDEAFKELYGNILIIKSDKERITFFTRTKNCQICDSKLQQLLLMNKPVDIYFINSSDNEIREWATQRGIDINKVRTKEITLNHDNGNWIKYGNGKIPIAFKSGDGLWEQIY; encoded by the coding sequence ATGAAGTATTATAAATTTTTCTCGTTTTTGTGTTTAGTTGTGGTTTCTAAAATAGCAATGAGTGCTGGAAATATTGAACAGTATTCTACTGTCAATATAACAAATGCTCAAAATGCGGATGATAGCCAGGCGATTGAATGGGGGTTATCAAAAGAAGAATGGCAACGCTATGAGAAATTGCGTAATGGTGAGCGTAAATTTTGGTCGCCAAATCTAGACCCATTAACAATACTTGGTATTGAAGCTAAAAATGATATCGAGCGTAAAAAATATGCTCAATTATTAGCTAAAAAAGAGTTTGAGCGAGTTGAAAAGGAACTTGCCTTTCAGCGTGCTTACGATGAGGCGTTTAAAGAGTTATACGGCAATATTCTAATTATTAAATCTGATAAAGAAAGAATCACTTTCTTTACTCGTACAAAAAATTGTCAAATTTGTGACTCAAAACTTCAGCAATTACTGTTAATGAATAAACCTGTAGATATTTATTTTATTAATAGTTCTGATAATGAAATTAGAGAATGGGCAACTCAGCGTGGTATTGATATCAATAAAGTGCGTACGAAAGAAATTACATTAAATCATGATAACGGTAATTGGATCAAATATGGTAATGGCAAAATTCCTATAGCATTTAAAAGCGGTGATGGTCTATGGGAGCAAATTTATTAA
- a CDS encoding lysozyme family protein: MGANLLIWINRILSGIFIFIANCTFATEIPTEFHKIAQEYNIPVEVLYAVSLTESPKKIAGKIIPHPWTLNVEGHSYYYKNRESACNALSQFVKNIPLKRIDIGIAQVNIGWNAQYHFKHYCDGFDVVDNLRLASSILKYCYNVHNDWLKAAGCYHRPKGGSPAIRYQSVIARHLSHLNSDYLVTNQDYLNTVQWINPDKINWIEPQIVKWVYP, from the coding sequence ATGGGAGCAAATTTATTAATTTGGATAAATAGAATTTTAAGTGGAATTTTTATTTTTATTGCTAATTGTACTTTCGCAACAGAAATACCTACTGAGTTTCATAAAATCGCTCAAGAATACAATATTCCCGTCGAAGTTCTATATGCTGTCAGTTTAACCGAAAGTCCTAAAAAAATAGCTGGAAAAATTATACCACATCCATGGACGTTAAATGTTGAAGGACACAGTTATTACTATAAAAACCGAGAATCTGCTTGTAATGCATTATCTCAATTCGTGAAAAACATACCATTAAAACGAATCGATATTGGTATTGCACAAGTCAATATTGGCTGGAATGCACAGTATCACTTTAAACACTATTGTGATGGTTTTGATGTTGTTGATAATTTGCGATTAGCTAGTTCAATTTTGAAATATTGTTACAACGTCCACAATGATTGGCTAAAAGCAGCAGGTTGCTATCATCGCCCGAAAGGTGGTAGTCCTGCTATTCGTTATCAATCCGTGATTGCTCGTCATTTATCACATCTAAACTCAGACTATTTAGTGACTAATCAAGATTATCTCAACACTGTTCAATGGATTAATCCTGACAAAATAAACTGGATTGAACCCCAAATCGTGAAGTGGGTTTATCCTTAA
- a CDS encoding integrating conjugative element protein yields the protein MKKLIVGLYASAFLFNSAFADLNVIADFGGESALRFYEPLQLQNSPEEIKVVNPNALPAEFHESDLLPIVSHSLKPGKVIPRQFNLPGMQPIFLVGVDELSKKWLAQRKSLLIKINAVGLVVNVDDYAKLQYIRQIVPEILLQPVSADDLAQRLNLSHYPVLITDKGLSQ from the coding sequence ATGAAAAAATTAATTGTTGGTTTATATGCAAGTGCATTTTTATTCAATTCGGCTTTTGCTGATTTAAACGTGATTGCCGATTTTGGTGGAGAGAGTGCATTACGATTTTATGAGCCGCTACAACTGCAAAATTCTCCTGAAGAAATTAAAGTAGTAAATCCAAATGCACTGCCAGCAGAATTTCATGAGAGTGATTTACTACCGATTGTTTCTCATTCCCTGAAACCAGGAAAGGTTATTCCTAGACAATTTAATTTACCTGGTATGCAACCAATTTTCTTAGTCGGTGTTGATGAGCTATCGAAAAAATGGTTAGCTCAACGTAAATCGTTATTGATTAAAATAAATGCCGTTGGATTAGTCGTTAATGTTGATGATTATGCAAAATTACAGTACATCAGACAAATTGTGCCTGAAATTTTATTACAACCCGTTAGTGCAGACGATTTAGCTCAACGCTTAAATTTATCTCACTATCCCGTTCTTATTACAGATAAAGGTCTATCGCAATGA